In Thermomicrobiales bacterium, a single genomic region encodes these proteins:
- a CDS encoding type II toxin-antitoxin system HigB family toxin, with the protein MHVITRRRLREFAAVHADATTALNTWFRVVNKAEWRTFAELRMTYRSADMVGQYTVFNVKDDIRIIAVVDFQWSKVFIKHVLTHAEYDRGRWK; encoded by the coding sequence TTGCACGTCATCACGCGCAGACGTCTTCGTGAGTTCGCCGCAGTGCACGCAGATGCGACGACTGCACTCAACACATGGTTTCGCGTTGTCAACAAGGCGGAATGGCGGACGTTCGCAGAACTCCGAATGACGTATCGGTCAGCCGATATGGTTGGTCAGTACACGGTCTTCAACGTGAAAGATGACATTCGCATCATTGCGGTGGTTGATTTCCAATGGAGCAAGGTCTTTATCAAGCATGTCTTGACACATGCTGAGTATGACCGTGGTCGCTGGAAGTGA
- a CDS encoding amidohydrolase: protein MAGEETAIGYLNENYKKFSSMARAIWENPEIGLDEKFASKTIADELEKAGFAVEFGAGQMETAFVASWGEGTPIIGILGEYDALPSLSQDSTPERNELVPGGPGHGCGHNLYGVGALGAALAMQEAMKEQGISGTVRYYGCPAEETLTGKTYMARDGVFDDLDASITWHPGYANTVPINSSSLAMNSFKVHFHGQASHAAAVPHMGRSALDGAMLMDIGVNYLREHIIQDARIHSVIKDGGEAPNVVPPTATIWYFVRAPKRDQVESIYQRMLDCAKGAALMTGTTYDVEFLTGCYEMLPNAVVSNIMLDKMEDIGGIEFSHDDMEFARQLQASIPAEIIEMSREQTLQSSIAGTTADDIGDVLCENVIRPSEEFRIGHGSTEVADVSQITPTANMWACCHPLGSPGHSWQITASSGAEIGFKGMDFAAKSMALTGLELMVNKEALEAAKKEFVEATGGRKYVTPLPEGATPKKGG from the coding sequence ATGGCCGGCGAAGAAACCGCCATCGGTTACCTGAATGAGAACTACAAGAAGTTCTCGAGCATGGCGCGCGCGATCTGGGAGAACCCCGAGATCGGGCTGGACGAGAAGTTCGCCTCGAAGACGATCGCCGACGAGCTGGAGAAAGCCGGCTTCGCGGTCGAGTTCGGCGCGGGGCAGATGGAGACCGCCTTCGTCGCCAGCTGGGGCGAGGGCACGCCGATCATCGGCATCCTCGGCGAGTACGACGCGCTGCCGAGCCTCTCGCAGGATTCCACGCCGGAGCGCAACGAGCTCGTCCCCGGCGGTCCGGGTCACGGCTGCGGCCACAACCTCTACGGTGTCGGCGCGCTCGGCGCGGCGCTGGCTATGCAGGAGGCAATGAAAGAGCAGGGCATCAGCGGCACGGTGCGCTACTACGGCTGCCCGGCCGAAGAGACGCTGACCGGCAAGACCTACATGGCCCGCGACGGTGTCTTCGACGATCTGGACGCCTCGATCACCTGGCACCCTGGCTACGCCAACACCGTGCCGATCAACAGCTCCAGCCTGGCGATGAATTCGTTCAAGGTGCACTTCCACGGGCAAGCGTCCCACGCGGCGGCCGTCCCGCACATGGGCCGCAGCGCACTCGACGGCGCTATGCTGATGGACATCGGCGTCAACTACCTGCGCGAGCACATCATCCAGGATGCGCGTATTCACAGCGTCATCAAGGATGGCGGCGAGGCGCCGAACGTCGTCCCGCCGACGGCGACGATCTGGTACTTCGTCCGCGCACCGAAACGCGACCAGGTCGAGTCGATCTACCAGCGCATGCTGGATTGCGCCAAGGGCGCAGCGTTGATGACCGGCACCACCTACGACGTTGAGTTCCTGACCGGCTGCTACGAGATGCTGCCGAACGCCGTCGTCAGCAACATCATGCTGGACAAGATGGAGGACATCGGCGGGATCGAGTTCAGCCACGACGACATGGAGTTCGCCCGCCAGCTGCAGGCGTCGATTCCGGCGGAGATCATCGAGATGAGCCGTGAGCAGACGTTGCAAAGCTCGATCGCCGGCACGACTGCCGACGACATCGGCGATGTGCTGTGCGAGAACGTCATCCGCCCGTCAGAAGAGTTCCGCATCGGGCACGGCTCGACCGAGGTCGCTGACGTCAGCCAGATCACACCAACCGCGAACATGTGGGCCTGCTGCCACCCGCTCGGTTCGCCGGGCCACAGCTGGCAGATCACGGCGTCGTCCGGCGCGGAGATCGGCTTCAAGGGCATGGACTTCGCCGCCAAGTCGATGGCGCTGACCGGCCTGGAGCTGATGGTCAACAAGGAAGCGCTCGAAGCGGCCAAGAAGGAGTTCGTCGAGGCGACCGGCGGGCGCAAGTACGTCACGCCGCTGCCGGAAGGAGCGACACCGAAGAAGGGTGGGTGA